In Ignavibacteriales bacterium, the sequence GAAGCTAGAAAGAAAGCAACCGACATTTGATGAGATTGTTCTTCATATTATGCCGTTGCTCAGAAACGGAATAACGCCGGAGAAACAGACAATCCTGAATGTTCTTGAACACATCGGCGAGCGTGTCGGCAAGGATTGTTGGCAGCTTAAACAAACCGGTCAAGGAAGTTTATTCCTGTAACGGTATGGTCAATAAAATAAAGACAATGCGTCGATTTCTCTTTTACTTAATTCCTATCACACTTTTCAGAATATCACACGCCGTGGGGGAAGAGAGAAAAGAGTACTTGTTTCATCCATCATCCACTCTTCAAGACCAGCCGCAGAATGGACAACCGGAAAGCTCAAAGAGCAGCATATACCTTCAGTTCAATACAAGCGGACTTTATCCTTCATTGACAGATTGGAAAAACCAACTCCATTTATCCGACGGTACACATCCCTCAGGAACAAATATTGTTTTTGGTGCAGAGGCAGGTTGGGTTATAAACAGCTATATTCAAGCAGCGATTGGGTATGAATTTTTCTTCACCTCAAAAGTCTCAACGATCGAGACCACAGGCGATCAGATCAACAGTACCTATTTCTATGGATCGCTCCGTGGAAGCATACCGCTTGAATCGATTCAGAATCTATCATTGTTTAGCAGCATCGATGTCGGATCCCTTTCGGCGACCGAAGTGATGGAAAATTACTATGGACAAGATTTCAACAAAACCGGTTCTACAACCGCCTATCGGTTTATGTTCGGTGCACAATATTTTATGACAGATAATTGGTCCATCATGGCAGGGACCGGATATTTTTCTGGTAAAATAAA encodes:
- a CDS encoding outer membrane beta-barrel protein; this translates as MRRFLFYLIPITLFRISHAVGEERKEYLFHPSSTLQDQPQNGQPESSKSSIYLQFNTSGLYPSLTDWKNQLHLSDGTHPSGTNIVFGAEAGWVINSYIQAAIGYEFFFTSKVSTIETTGDQINSTYFYGSLRGSIPLESIQNLSLFSSIDVGSLSATEVMENYYGQDFNKTGSTTAYRFMFGAQYFMTDNWSIMAGTGYFSGKINTVTVNGQTWPNFALDLSGFILRFAVNYHFQLF